CGCAACTCGACGCCATAGGGTGGCCGCCCCTGACCCAGCCGCAGCGCTGCCTTGTCGGCGTCGGACAGGCCCTGATGCTTTTGCAACAACTGGTTCAGCGTGCCCAGCGGCGAGGTTTCGGTCATGCCCCAGGCGTGGATCAGCTCGACCCCGTATTTGTCGCGAAACGCCGGGATCATCGACGGCGGCAGCGCCGAGCCGCCGACCACCGTGCGTTTCAGGCTTGCCGCCTTGCTGCCGGTTTTCTCCAGCGCGCCCAGAAGGCCCATCCAGATCGTCGGCACACCCAGCGCCAGCGTCACGCCCTCGCCGTCGATCAGCTTGACCAGGCTTTCGCCATCCAGCCCCGGCCCGGGCAGGATCAGCTTGGCGCCGTTCGCCGCCGCGATATAGGGCACGCCCCAGGCATTGACGTGGAACATCGGCACCACCGGCAACACCGTGTCCTTGGCCGAGATCGCCAAGCCATCGGGCTGGTTCCCGGCCAAGGAGTGCAACATCGTCGAGCGATGGGTATAGAGCACACCCTTGGGGTTGCCGGTGGTGCCCGAGGTATAGCACAGCGACGAGGCGCGGGTCTCGTCGAAGCGCGGCCAGACATAGGCGTCGTCGCCGGTCTCCAGCAGTTCGTCATAGAACTCCAGCCCGTCCAGCATCTCTGCCGCCGCATCGTCGCGCGGGCCCATCAGCACGAAATGCTCGACGTTCTTGAACTGCGCTTTCAGCTTGGCGACGGCGGGCAGAAAGGTCGCGTCAAAGAACAGCACCTTGTCATCGGCATGGTTGACGATGAAAATCAGTTGCTCGGGGTGCAGGCGCGGGTTGATCGTGTGGCACACCAGACCGGCCCCGGCCACGCCAAAGTAAATCTCCATATGGCGGCGGTTGTTCCACGCGATCGTCGCACAGCGCGCCTCGGGTTGCAGGCCCAGCCGCTCCAATGCCGAGGCCAGCCGCCGGGCGTTCGCCTCCAGCGTGGCCCAGGTCGCGCGCTCGATGCCGCCCGCGGTTTCCACCGACACGACCTCGGTCTTGCCGTGATAGCGCGCCGCATGGGCGATCAGGTTCGAGATCAGCAACGGCTGATCCATCATTTTTCCAAGCATGTCGTTCCCCCTTATTTGGCCGCGATGGCGGCGTTCGAGATACCGCGGATCATGTCGGCGGCCTTCTCGGCGATCATGATGGTCGGCGCGTTGGTATTGCCGCCGATCAGCGTCGGCATCACGCTGGCATCCACCACGCGCAGCCCCTCCAGCCCGCGCACCTTCAACTCCGGATCGACCACGGCCATGTCATCGGTGCCCATCTTGCAGGTGCCCACCGGGTGATAGATCGTGTCGGCGCGGGCGCGGATGTGTTTCTCCCACTCCGCATCGCTCATCCCGTCGGTGACGCCGAACAACTCCTTGTGGCGGTACTTGTTCATCGGCTCCTGCATCAGGATCTCGCGGGTGATCTTGGCCCCGGCGATCAGTGTTTTCAGGTCGCGGTCATCCGACAGGTATTTCGGGTCAATCCCCGGATCGGCCATCGGGTCGGCCGATTGCAGGAACACCTCGCCGCGCGAGAACGGTCTGAGCGCGCAGACATGGCACGAGAACCCATAGCCCGGATGCAGCTTGCGCGCGTGGTCATCGACGATGGAGATCACGAAATGCAGTTGCACATCGGGCTTGTCCATCGTCCGCTCGGTTTTCAGGAACCCGGCCCCCTCGGCAAAGGGCGTGGCGATCATGCCGGTGCCGTTCTTGCGCCAGGCGAACATATGCTTGAGCAGGTTGACGCTGCCGGTCAGGCCAATGCCGAAATTGTCGGTATCCTTCGATTTCCAGCCCAGAATGAAATCCAGATGATCCTGCAGGTTTTGCCCCACGCCGGGCAGCTCATGCACCATCGTGATGCCGTGACGGGTGATATCCTCGCGGCGACCGACGCCCGACAGTTGCAAAAGCTGCGGTGACCCGAAAGCCCCGCCGCACAGGATCACCTCGCGCCGCGCGCGCACCTGATGGCTCTGGCCCTTCTGGCGATAGGCGACGCCGGTGGCGCGCTTGCCCTCGAACAGGATACGCTCGGCGCGGACCTTGGTCAGCACCGTCAGGTTCGGGCGCTGGTCCATCACCGGATGCAGATAGGCGGCGGCGGCAGAGCAGCGTTCGCCGTTGCGCTCGGGGCTGTGGAACTGGGTCACGGCATAGGGGCCGAAGCCCTCGTTGTCGCCGGTGTTGAAATCCTCGCTGCGCCGGTATTGCAGCCGCGTTGCGGCCTCGACAAAGGCCTCGGTGATCGGGCGCGGGCTTTTCTGGTGGCTGACATGCAGCGGACCGCTTGCGCCGTGATGTTCGCCCGCGCCGTCCTCGTTGTTCTCCGAGCGCTTGAAATAGGGCAGGACGCTTTCCCAGTCCCAGCCCTCGCAGCCCAGATCGGCCCATGTGTCATAGTCGTCGCGGTGGCCGCGCACATAGAGCATGGCGTTGATCGCGCTGGAGCCGCCAAGCGCGCGCCCGCGCGGCTGATAGCCCCGTCGCCCGTTCAGCCCCGGCTGCGGCACGGTGTTGAAGGCCCAGTTGTTGATCTTGCCGTGTCCCGGCAGCACCGCCACCACGGCAGCCGGCGCGCGCACCAGAATCCCGTCGCCGCGCCCGCCCGCTTCCAACAGGCAAACCGTTGTCGCGGCGTCCTCGCTCAGCCGCGCGGCCAAGGTGGCACCCGCCGATCCGCCGCCCACGATCACATAATCGAAGTCCATCTTCCAAGCTCCTCTCTTGGTATCCGTCAGCGATTCTCCCGGTCGCCTCAGCTTTATCAAACAAACAAACTGGACACCTGTCCAGAAAAAACGTTCAGAGCAGTTCGCGACGTAACGGCAAAACCGCATCCGTTTCCCGCCGCAGCGGGGCGCGGCCCTCGATCCGTTGCGTGGCAAAATGAGGTCTAAGTCCAATAAGCAGTGTTATGTTAAATCATCTGGTGTTCCAACGGTTTGACCCTGCACGGGTCGATGCCCGAGCGCGACGCGCGGCGTGGTTCGACCGCGTCTTGCGGAACGAATCGCGCAGCGGCTGGTTAGAGTCAGCAAGGAGCATGACATGGCCAGCTTTCGCACACGCGTTTTCACCAAACCCATCCACGCCTGGGCCAAGGCCGCACTTCCGGCCCTGTCCGAGACGGAAAGCGAGGCGCTGAACGCCGGTGAAGTCTGGTGGGAGGCCGAGTTGTTTTCCGGCAATCCCGACTGGTCCAGGCTGCACGCGGTCAAACCCCCGACCCTGTCGGCGGCGGAACAGGCGTTCCTGGATGGCCCAGTCCAGCAGCTTTGCGGCCTGGTTGACGACTGGCAGATCAACCACGAAACCGCCGACCTGCCGCCCGAGGCCTGGCAGTTTCTGCGCGACAACAGGTTCTTCGGCATGATCATTCCGGAATCTTATGGTGGGCTGGGGTTTTCGGCCTTCGCCCATTCCGAAATCGTGCGCTACATCTCGACCCGCTCGATTGCGGCGGCGGTCACGGTGATGGTGCCCAACTCGCTGGGGCCGGGCGAGTTGCTGCATATGTTCGGCACCGAGGCGCAAAAGGACCAGTGGCTGCCCCGACTGGCCGATGGGCGCGAGCTGCCCGCCTTCGGCCTGACCAGCGCCGAGGCCGGATCCGATGCGGGTGCGATGATCGACGAGGGCGTGATTTGCAACGGTGACTGGCAGGGTCAGACGGTTCTGGGCATCCGCCTGACCTGGGCGAAACGCTATATCACGCTGGCGCCGGTCTGCACCGTTCTGGGCCTTGCGTTCAAGCTGCGCGACCCCTATGGATTGCTGGGCGACACGCCTGATATCGGCATCACCTGCGCGCTGGTTCCAACCGATCTTGAGGGGGTGGAGACCGGGCGTCGGCATATCCCGTCCTCGACGCTGTTCATGAATGGCCCGACCACCGGCACGGATGTGTTCATCCCGCTGGAAAACATCATCGGCGGGCCGGAGTATGCGGGCAAGGGCTGGATGATGCTGATGGCGGCGCTGGCTGCCGGGCGGGGCATTTCGCTGCCGTCGATGGGCTGCGCGGCAATTGCGTTTTGCGCGCATACGACCGGGGCCTATGCGCGCATTCGGCAGCAATTCAACCTGCCGATCGGCAAATTCGGCGGCATTCAGGCGCGTCTGGGCCGTTTGGCGGCGGATGCCTATGCGATGGAGGCCGCGCGCCACCTGACCTGCGCGGGGTTGGACGAGGGCCGCGCCCTCTCGGTCATTTCCGCGATCATGAAGGCGCACGCGACATTCCGGATGCGCGAGGCGGTGAATGACGCGATGGATGTGCATTCCGGCAAGGCGGTGATCGACGGGCCGTCCAATTATCTGCTGCCGCTGTATCGCGCGGTGCCCATCGGCATCACGGTGGAAGGCGCAAACATCGTCACGCGCAGCCTGATCATTTTCGGCCAAGGCTCGATCCGCGCGCATCCGCATATGCTGGAGACCATGCTGGCGCTGCAAGAGCCGGACGCCGAGAAGTCACTGGAAATGTTCGACAAAAGCCTCTGGGCGCATGTCGGGCATACCACGAAAACCCTGTTCCGGGCCTGGGGCCGCGCGCTGACCGGCGGGCGGTTTGCCCCGGCCCCCGCTGCCGGGGCCGCCACGCCGATTTATCGCCAGTTGGCGCGCTGGTCGGCGGCCTATGCGCTGACGGCGGATGTCTTGTTCCTGACCCTGGGCGGGGCGCTGAAACGCAACGAGATGATCTCGGGGCGGATGGGCGATATTCTGTCCGAGATGTATATCCTGTCGGCGGCGCTGAAGCGGTGGCAGGATGAGGGCCGCCAAGAGGCCGATTTGCCGCTGTTGCGCTATGCGGCGGCCCAGTCGTTCAACCGCATCCAGACATCTTTGGACGCGGTGGTTGCCAATCTGCCGGCCCGCTGGGCGGCGTGGATCTTGCGCGGTCTGACCCTGCCCGGGGCGACGCAGCGCAAGCCCGATGACCGCTTGACGGCCGCGTGCAGCGACCTGCTGTTCCACCCCTCGGCCACCCGCGACCGGATCACCGGGCGGCTGTTCGGCGGTCGCGACGGCGATGGCGTGCAGGTGCTCAACGCCTGTTACGCCAAGGTCGTGCAAATGGCGCCAGTGATGAAACGCCTGCGCGAGGCGCGCAAGACTCCGGCCGAGGCGCTTGCGGCGGGCATCCTGAGCGATGCGGAGATGGCCGGGATCGCGGCGATGACCGCGCTGGTGGATCAGGTGATCGCCGTGGACGACTACACGTCCGACGCGTTGGCCGCGCTGTTCCCCTGCCCCGCATCTGACCGAACCGCGGCACGCGCGCGCCCTGCACACCAAGGCGTGACACCGCGACCAGAGGAGACCCAGTCATGACCCAAGGCAACCCCATCGACGGCCCCATCGACAGCCCCGCGGCCGCCCGCGCGAAAAGCATCGGCACCGGCAAGACCGCAGCGCTCTATCGCATGGCGATGCCCGATCACCTGTGTCCCTTTGGCCTGAAGTCGAAATCCTTGCTGGAGCGCAAAGGCTATACCGTCAATGACACGCTGTTGACGACGCGCGCGCAGGTCGATGCCTTCATGGCCGCGCATGACGTCAAGACCACGCCGATCACCTATATCGACGGCCAGCAGATCGGCGGCTACAGCGATCTGAAGACCCATTTCGGCTATCGCGTTCTTGCCGAGGGCGATACGACTTACGCCCCGGTCATTGCCATTTTCGCCGCGACGGCCCTGACGGCGCTGGCGATTGTGCTGAACCTTTATGCCGGGTTTCCGGTGGCGATCTTTCTGATGTGGTTCTTCGCGCTCTCGATGGTGGCGCTGGCGATCCAGAAATTGCGCGACGTCGAGGGCTTTGTCAGCGGGTTTCTGGGCTATGACCTGCTGGCGCGCCGCCATGTGCCCTATGGCTATGCCTATCCGTTCCTGGAGCTCTATACAGGCGTCGGCATGATGGCGCTGATCGGCACGGGCAGCGCATGGATCTGGCTTGTCGCGCCGGTTGGCATTTTCATCGGCGCTGTCGGGGCGGTGAGTGTGATCAAGGCGGTCTATATCGACAAGCGCGCGCTGAAATGCGCCTGTGTCGGCGGTGGATCGAATGTACCGCTGGGGGCCGTCTCGCTGTCGGAAAACCTGATCATGCTGGGCATGGGCCTGTGGATGCTGGCGCGGTGGTTCGCGGTCTGATCCTGCGGGCCGGGGTCTGCGGGCCGAAGTCTGCGCCGCATTGCCCTTGGTGGCAAGAATGCGCGCAGCCAACCGTGTTCCCGCCCAGCCACGCGGAACCCTTCCGGCGTTGAAACGTTATCCTTGCAGACTGCAACTCACAGGAGGATAGCACAATGACCACGACAACACCGGCACCGCTTGTTTCGTCCTCGGATGTAAACGGCACCACGGTCTACGGCGCGGACGGCACCAGGATCGGCACGATCGACCACCTGATGATTGACAAGAAAACGGGCAAGGTTGCCTATGCGGTCATGGGGTTCGGCGGCTTTCTGGGCATGGGCGAAGACCATTATCCGGTGCCCTGGGGCAAGCTGCGCTATGAGCCGCGCCTTGATGGCTTTGCCACCGACATCACCGAACAAGATGTCAAAGGCGCGCCCGTGACGCCGGACAATTGGCACCGTGACCGCGACTGGGAGCAACGCACCCACCATCACTACCGGATCCCCAACTACTGGCTCTGACGGATCAGGGGCGCAACAGGCGCCCTGCGAAACCGCCTGACGCCGGGCGCGGTGATCCTGCGGGTGCCGTATCCGATCCCGGCCCGCGCCCGGTGTCACAAGATCCCCAACCCGCGTCAGGCCATGCAACCTGTGCGGCGTTGGTCGCCGCGGTGCGGCGCTTGGCGCGGTCTTGACCTGCTGCGGACCCGTGCCGGGGCGCGCGACCCGTTTTAACCGACAGCAAGGATCGAATACTCCGGCGTGCCGTCCCAGACGAGATCCCAGGATGCGCCCGGTCGGACATTCTGGATCGCGCGGGGTTCAAAGCAGACGAGGCAGTTTCCGCCGGGGGCTGGCGCTCGGACGGAGGGATAGATCAGGCCGCGTGAGCCGTCACGCCGCAGGGTTTGCGCGAGGCTCTGCCCCTCGGGATAGCCAAGGTCCGGGTCCGCATTCAGCGCCGGATGATCGGGCTCGTCGGTCATATCATCGAAAACCCCGATGAAATCCGCCAGCAGCTCGACATAGCGCGCGCTGTCCTCGAAACAGCCGGTGTAGCCAAGCTCGCGCGTTCGGTGCCAGGCAACCTCGCTGACCGAGACCATCACATCCCAGGCGCAATACCAGGCGCCGCGGTCGCCGGGGTTGAAGCGGTTGCCGCCCGCCCGCGTGTAGGTAAAGGCCGCGTTGACGTGGCTGTCGCCATAGAGGCGCAGGTCGCGGCGGCGGCGTTGCCAGGCCAGTTCGCGCGGGTCAAGATGCGGGTTCCGGCCGCGCTCGGCCTGCAGGCGACCGCTGGTCAACCCCTCGATCCGGGCGAGGATCTCAAGCTCATCCTCGGTATCGACAAGACCCCGCAGCGCGGGCGGCTTGTGATAGGTTGCGGGCAACAGGCGAACCAGACCGCGATCCGAAATCTCGGTCTGCCTCATACGCCGCCCCGCAGCGCATCAAGATAGGTCCGAATCGCAAGAATCTGCGGCAGCCCCCCTTCGATCGCCGTCTCAACCGGGCGCTGGCCGGCAAACAAGGGGCCCGCGTTTGGCCGTGTGAACCAGCGTCTTGCGAGGGGTTCGGAAAAATAGAGTTCCAGCGATTTGTAGATGCCGATCACCGCGCTGAGCCGCAAAAGCTGATCCTTGGTCAACTCGCCGGCGAAATCCGGTTTTTTGGCGCGTTTCCATGTGCTTTCGGACATATCTGCAAGGCCGGCCGCCTCTTTCAGGCTCAAGGCCCAGGCATCGACAATGCGCGCATAGGCTTTCAGCGCAACAGCGTTGATCTGAGCGGGTTCGCGGGCCTTGGCAACGACGGGCATCATGGGTCTCCTTTGTATCCACAATAGACCATATGAACACAAAGTAAAGATCATATGAACCAAGCGTTTGCAAGTCGCCATCGCGTTCAGGTCCGGTCACGGGCCGCTTTGGCGCGGTCTGGGCAGGCACGAACCCGCGCGCTGATTCGGGACAATCCGCAGCAGCAGAGCCGCAAGCCGCCCGCCCGGCTGAATCCCCGGACTGCGCGCCCGGTTAACATATGGCGTGAAGATCACGCCGTAACCCAGCGATATCCGGGCATTCTTTGCCATCGCAGGCCCGCAGGGAACGGCACAAATCCCGCCCGATCTCTTGTGGATTGTGGCGCGGCTGACACAAGATGTCGAAAAACACTTGCGCGACTCGGGTAACCGCGTCATTCATTTACGGCAGGAAATGAATAAACAGCTAAAAACCGTAACACACGGAATTTTGGCGAAGGGCAGAGTATGAAACGCGAGGACCGCATCGACCATCTGGTCGGCGAGCATGCTGCACGGCTGTCGGAACGGTTGC
Above is a window of Pararhodobacter sp. DNA encoding:
- a CDS encoding long-chain-fatty-acid--CoA ligase, coding for MLGKMMDQPLLISNLIAHAARYHGKTEVVSVETAGGIERATWATLEANARRLASALERLGLQPEARCATIAWNNRRHMEIYFGVAGAGLVCHTINPRLHPEQLIFIVNHADDKVLFFDATFLPAVAKLKAQFKNVEHFVLMGPRDDAAAEMLDGLEFYDELLETGDDAYVWPRFDETRASSLCYTSGTTGNPKGVLYTHRSTMLHSLAGNQPDGLAISAKDTVLPVVPMFHVNAWGVPYIAAANGAKLILPGPGLDGESLVKLIDGEGVTLALGVPTIWMGLLGALEKTGSKAASLKRTVVGGSALPPSMIPAFRDKYGVELIHAWGMTETSPLGTLNQLLQKHQGLSDADKAALRLGQGRPPYGVELRLVDEAGHILPQDGKTQGELQIRGHWIVDTYFKADKSALTLDGWFDTGDVATLDADGYMVIRDRSKDIIKSGGEWISTVELENIAIGHPAVANAAAIAARHPKWDERPVLVVLKAAGAEVSEAEILAFYDGKVASWQVPDKVIFVEALPMGATGKVIKAKLRDDYGDILLQDKDA
- a CDS encoding choline dehydrogenase, with amino-acid sequence MDFDYVIVGGGSAGATLAARLSEDAATTVCLLEAGGRGDGILVRAPAAVVAVLPGHGKINNWAFNTVPQPGLNGRRGYQPRGRALGGSSAINAMLYVRGHRDDYDTWADLGCEGWDWESVLPYFKRSENNEDGAGEHHGASGPLHVSHQKSPRPITEAFVEAATRLQYRRSEDFNTGDNEGFGPYAVTQFHSPERNGERCSAAAAYLHPVMDQRPNLTVLTKVRAERILFEGKRATGVAYRQKGQSHQVRARREVILCGGAFGSPQLLQLSGVGRREDITRHGITMVHELPGVGQNLQDHLDFILGWKSKDTDNFGIGLTGSVNLLKHMFAWRKNGTGMIATPFAEGAGFLKTERTMDKPDVQLHFVISIVDDHARKLHPGYGFSCHVCALRPFSRGEVFLQSADPMADPGIDPKYLSDDRDLKTLIAGAKITREILMQEPMNKYRHKELFGVTDGMSDAEWEKHIRARADTIYHPVGTCKMGTDDMAVVDPELKVRGLEGLRVVDASVMPTLIGGNTNAPTIMIAEKAADMIRGISNAAIAAK
- a CDS encoding acyl-CoA dehydrogenase, which produces MASFRTRVFTKPIHAWAKAALPALSETESEALNAGEVWWEAELFSGNPDWSRLHAVKPPTLSAAEQAFLDGPVQQLCGLVDDWQINHETADLPPEAWQFLRDNRFFGMIIPESYGGLGFSAFAHSEIVRYISTRSIAAAVTVMVPNSLGPGELLHMFGTEAQKDQWLPRLADGRELPAFGLTSAEAGSDAGAMIDEGVICNGDWQGQTVLGIRLTWAKRYITLAPVCTVLGLAFKLRDPYGLLGDTPDIGITCALVPTDLEGVETGRRHIPSSTLFMNGPTTGTDVFIPLENIIGGPEYAGKGWMMLMAALAAGRGISLPSMGCAAIAFCAHTTGAYARIRQQFNLPIGKFGGIQARLGRLAADAYAMEAARHLTCAGLDEGRALSVISAIMKAHATFRMREAVNDAMDVHSGKAVIDGPSNYLLPLYRAVPIGITVEGANIVTRSLIIFGQGSIRAHPHMLETMLALQEPDAEKSLEMFDKSLWAHVGHTTKTLFRAWGRALTGGRFAPAPAAGAATPIYRQLARWSAAYALTADVLFLTLGGALKRNEMISGRMGDILSEMYILSAALKRWQDEGRQEADLPLLRYAAAQSFNRIQTSLDAVVANLPARWAAWILRGLTLPGATQRKPDDRLTAACSDLLFHPSATRDRITGRLFGGRDGDGVQVLNACYAKVVQMAPVMKRLREARKTPAEALAAGILSDAEMAGIAAMTALVDQVIAVDDYTSDALAALFPCPASDRTAARARPAHQGVTPRPEETQS
- a CDS encoding glutaredoxin, which gives rise to MAMPDHLCPFGLKSKSLLERKGYTVNDTLLTTRAQVDAFMAAHDVKTTPITYIDGQQIGGYSDLKTHFGYRVLAEGDTTYAPVIAIFAATALTALAIVLNLYAGFPVAIFLMWFFALSMVALAIQKLRDVEGFVSGFLGYDLLARRHVPYGYAYPFLELYTGVGMMALIGTGSAWIWLVAPVGIFIGAVGAVSVIKAVYIDKRALKCACVGGGSNVPLGAVSLSENLIMLGMGLWMLARWFAV
- a CDS encoding PRC-barrel domain-containing protein produces the protein MTTTTPAPLVSSSDVNGTTVYGADGTRIGTIDHLMIDKKTGKVAYAVMGFGGFLGMGEDHYPVPWGKLRYEPRLDGFATDITEQDVKGAPVTPDNWHRDRDWEQRTHHHYRIPNYWL
- a CDS encoding RES family NAD+ phosphorylase, translating into MRQTEISDRGLVRLLPATYHKPPALRGLVDTEDELEILARIEGLTSGRLQAERGRNPHLDPRELAWQRRRRDLRLYGDSHVNAAFTYTRAGGNRFNPGDRGAWYCAWDVMVSVSEVAWHRTRELGYTGCFEDSARYVELLADFIGVFDDMTDEPDHPALNADPDLGYPEGQSLAQTLRRDGSRGLIYPSVRAPAPGGNCLVCFEPRAIQNVRPGASWDLVWDGTPEYSILAVG
- a CDS encoding MbcA/ParS/Xre antitoxin family protein, with the protein product MPVVAKAREPAQINAVALKAYARIVDAWALSLKEAAGLADMSESTWKRAKKPDFAGELTKDQLLRLSAVIGIYKSLELYFSEPLARRWFTRPNAGPLFAGQRPVETAIEGGLPQILAIRTYLDALRGGV